A part of Parvimonas micra genomic DNA contains:
- the aspS gene encoding aspartate--tRNA ligase — MAQMGNLRRTHMCGNLRKEDIGKEVILMGWVAKERNLGSLIFMDLRDTTGISQIVVRDTLGETIFNCAKEIRSEFVLAVKGIVSERESKNPKIPTGDIEVEVSELVILDTAQTPPIYIKDDDNVSESLRLKYRFLDLRKESLQNNLKLRAKVCKVIRDFYTENNFVEIETPYLNKPTPEGARDYLVPSRVNPGNFYALPQSPQIMKQLLMISGMDRYFQIVKCFRDEDLRANRQPEFTQVDLEMSFVDVEDVIDVNERMLKKLFKEIKGIDIELPIKRMKYDDAMEKYGSDKPDLRFGFEIRNITDCVKEVEFDLFKNAIASGGSVRAISIGKYSKEYTRKKIDKLIDSIRDYGAKNLFWIKITDGEVTSSISKFLNEEIISNIKTKVEAKDDDLILMLADKNDIVLNSLGALRCVIAKEMNLLNPNEYNLCWIVDFPLFEYDEEEKRYVSKHHPFTHPKDEDIKYLESNPEKVYAKAYDIVINGDELGGGSIRINNSDLQNRMFKALGLTKEETEIKFGFLLEALKYGTPPHGGLAFGLDRLIMLLAGTNNIKDVIAFPKTQSASDLLTDAPCIVSEAQLEELNLKIGK; from the coding sequence ATGGCACAAATGGGAAATTTAAGAAGAACACATATGTGTGGAAATTTAAGAAAAGAGGATATTGGTAAAGAAGTAATTTTGATGGGCTGGGTTGCTAAAGAAAGAAATTTGGGTTCATTAATTTTTATGGATTTGAGAGATACAACAGGAATTTCACAAATAGTTGTGAGAGATACTTTAGGAGAAACTATATTTAATTGCGCTAAAGAGATAAGATCTGAATTTGTTTTGGCTGTTAAAGGAATTGTTTCTGAAAGGGAAAGTAAAAATCCAAAAATACCTACTGGTGATATTGAAGTTGAAGTAAGTGAACTTGTGATTTTAGATACTGCACAAACACCTCCAATTTATATTAAAGATGACGATAATGTTTCTGAAAGTCTAAGATTAAAATATAGATTTTTGGATTTAAGAAAAGAAAGTTTACAAAATAATTTAAAATTAAGAGCTAAAGTATGTAAGGTTATCAGAGATTTTTACACTGAAAATAATTTTGTGGAAATAGAAACTCCATATCTTAATAAACCTACACCAGAGGGAGCAAGAGATTATCTCGTACCATCTAGAGTAAATCCGGGAAATTTTTATGCTCTTCCACAATCTCCACAAATTATGAAACAACTTTTAATGATTTCAGGAATGGATAGATATTTTCAGATAGTTAAATGCTTTAGAGATGAGGATTTAAGAGCTAATAGACAACCTGAATTTACTCAAGTTGACCTTGAAATGAGTTTCGTTGATGTTGAAGATGTTATTGATGTAAATGAAAGAATGTTAAAAAAATTATTTAAAGAAATTAAAGGAATTGATATTGAATTACCTATAAAAAGAATGAAATATGATGATGCAATGGAAAAATATGGAAGTGATAAACCGGATTTGCGTTTTGGTTTTGAAATTAGAAATATTACAGATTGTGTTAAGGAAGTTGAATTTGATTTATTTAAAAATGCAATTGCTTCTGGTGGGAGTGTAAGAGCAATTTCAATCGGAAAATATTCAAAGGAATATACTAGAAAGAAAATTGATAAATTAATTGATTCAATTAGAGATTATGGTGCAAAAAATTTATTCTGGATAAAAATAACTGATGGAGAAGTTACATCTTCTATTTCAAAGTTTTTAAATGAAGAAATTATCTCTAATATAAAAACAAAAGTGGAAGCTAAAGATGATGATTTGATTTTAATGCTTGCAGATAAAAATGATATTGTTTTAAATTCACTAGGAGCTTTAAGATGTGTTATTGCAAAAGAAATGAATTTATTAAATCCTAATGAATATAACTTATGCTGGATTGTAGATTTTCCGCTTTTTGAATATGACGAAGAAGAAAAAAGATATGTTTCAAAACATCATCCTTTTACTCATCCGAAAGATGAAGATATTAAATACTTAGAAAGCAATCCCGAAAAAGTTTATGCAAAAGCATACGACATTGTAATAAACGGAGATGAACTAGGTGGAGGTTCAATTAGAATTAACAATTCTGATTTACAAAATAGAATGTTTAAAGCTTTAGGACTTACTAAAGAGGAAACTGAAATAAAATTTGGATTTTTACTGGAAGCTTTAAAATATGGAACACCACCACATGGAGGTCTTGCATTTGGACTTGATAGATTGATTATGCTACTTGCGGGTACAAACAATATAAAGGATGTAATAGCATTTCCAAAGACACAATCAGCATCTGATTTATTAACAGATGCACCATGTATTGTATCAGAGGCACAACTTGAGGAGTTAAATTTAAAAATTGGAAAATAA
- the murJ gene encoding murein biosynthesis integral membrane protein MurJ, with the protein MGYTAFLLMVINILSKILGFFREILLSYFYGTGEIATAFQISFLVPYTILGFVMSGLSTNFIPTYTSLENKKGRNESDKFTNNILNIIFIIAIFATILAYIFARQIVFIFAMGYSGEIFELSVRFTRITILGMFAQLLNSILKGYLNIKGNFVVPGSTGFLYNIIIILFLIVSYKINPILAPIGVAAATIFQYIPYIPAIRNTGYKHRFIVNFKDENIKRMLILALPIIFGVAVNQINILIDQNLASFISVKGISVLTYSLRLYEFVWGIMIVSITTAIYPTLSRLAIESTIKFKVQITKTISTILYLVIPSTIGIMLFSKEIVTLIYKRGKFDESDVILVSGALFYYASGLIGLGIRDVLSSSFYALKLTKIPLINSIQMVVLNVVASIILSKFMGLNGLALGSTIASFFGAFNLYMKLEKKIGKIKCRVMVKNVYKMLISGLLMAIGSRIIFYLLHLKFSGNFSLIISIIFAVIIYAVSSILLRTRQALDILKVILKKLKI; encoded by the coding sequence ATGGGTTATACCGCTTTTTTACTTATGGTTATAAATATTTTATCTAAAATTTTGGGATTTTTTAGAGAAATATTGTTATCCTATTTTTATGGAACCGGAGAAATAGCAACAGCATTTCAAATTTCATTTTTGGTTCCTTATACAATTTTAGGCTTTGTAATGTCGGGGCTTTCTACAAATTTTATTCCGACATACACTTCTTTAGAAAATAAAAAAGGAAGAAACGAGTCTGACAAATTTACAAATAATATTTTGAATATAATTTTTATAATAGCAATTTTTGCAACTATTTTAGCTTATATTTTTGCAAGACAAATTGTATTTATTTTTGCAATGGGATATTCCGGTGAAATTTTTGAATTATCTGTTAGATTTACAAGAATTACTATACTTGGAATGTTTGCTCAACTTTTAAATTCTATTTTAAAAGGATACTTAAATATAAAAGGAAATTTTGTAGTTCCGGGATCAACAGGATTTCTATATAATATTATTATAATATTATTTTTAATTGTAAGTTATAAGATAAATCCAATATTAGCACCTATAGGGGTTGCTGCTGCGACGATTTTTCAATATATTCCATACATTCCTGCAATTAGAAACACAGGATATAAACACAGATTTATTGTAAATTTTAAAGATGAAAATATTAAAAGAATGCTGATTTTAGCACTTCCAATTATTTTTGGGGTGGCAGTAAATCAGATTAATATACTTATAGATCAAAATTTAGCATCATTTATTTCTGTTAAAGGTATTTCAGTTTTAACTTATTCATTAAGACTTTATGAGTTCGTTTGGGGAATAATGATTGTTTCAATAACTACTGCAATTTATCCTACATTAAGTAGACTTGCAATAGAATCCACTATAAAATTTAAAGTTCAGATAACTAAAACTATTTCTACAATTTTGTATTTAGTTATTCCTTCAACCATAGGAATCATGCTTTTTTCAAAGGAAATTGTAACTTTAATATATAAGAGAGGGAAATTTGACGAAAGTGATGTTATATTGGTTTCAGGAGCATTATTCTATTATGCTTCTGGATTGATTGGACTCGGAATTAGGGATGTCTTATCATCTTCTTTTTATGCATTAAAATTAACAAAAATTCCTTTAATAAATTCAATTCAGATGGTTGTTTTAAATGTAGTTGCATCTATAATTTTATCAAAATTTATGGGACTTAACGGTTTGGCTTTAGGTTCAACAATAGCATCATTTTTTGGAGCGTTTAACCTTTATATGAAATTGGAAAAGAAAATTGGAAAAATAAAATGTAGAGTTATGGTTAAAAATGTATATAAGATGTTAATTTCCGGACTTTTGATGGCTATAGGTTCAAGAATTATATTCTATTTATTACATCTAAAATTTTCTGGTAATTTTAGTTTAATTATATCAATTATTTTTGCCGTAATAATTTATGCAGTAAGTTCTATTTTACTTAGAACTAGACAAGCATTGGATATTTTAAAGGTTATTTTAAAAAAATTAAAAATATAA
- a CDS encoding macro domain-containing protein, which produces MDIRVVSESIFNIESDCIVYFVDNAFSNEDTMEIITKAGNRLLDVFSKISSLATGEFKTVPAFNLKATYVVLCSIPPKIENEEDEKFLEEIFSDILVEIERHKFNTVAVDVTRLSNSYSSKHSEILKKFLRYVSDDVVVFMCK; this is translated from the coding sequence ATGGACATTAGAGTGGTTAGCGAAAGTATTTTCAATATTGAATCCGACTGCATTGTTTATTTTGTTGATAATGCTTTTTCAAATGAGGATACTATGGAAATTATCACTAAAGCCGGAAACAGATTACTTGATGTTTTTAGTAAAATAAGTTCATTAGCAACCGGAGAGTTTAAGACAGTTCCGGCATTTAATCTTAAAGCAACCTATGTTGTTCTTTGTTCAATTCCACCAAAAATTGAAAATGAAGAAGATGAAAAGTTTTTAGAGGAGATTTTTTCTGATATTTTGGTTGAAATTGAAAGGCATAAATTCAACACTGTTGCTGTTGATGTTACAAGACTTTCCAATAGTTATAGTTCTAAACATAGTGAAATTTTAAAAAAATTTTTAAGATATGTAAGTGATGACGTTGTTGTTTTTATGTGTAAATAG
- a CDS encoding tRNA(Met) cytidine acetate ligase produces the protein MKTSGIIAEYNPFHLGHKYQINKIKKELNTNIIAIMSGDFVQRGECAILDKYTRAKIAVNNGVDLVIELPFYYSLQSAENFAKGGISILNKLNIVDYLCFGFECEKKEDIIEIAKFQLKYKNEIEELLNFEIKLGKSYAVAYKNACIEINKKYKVLEIQDNFFISNNILSIEYVKNLILSKSQITPFPIKRKGKNYNDEDYNSQDQLSASAIRKAIYENNFEKIKNFIDKNTFDELKNSVKNNILPNEKIILKILKYNILINQINPENIVNYENGILNLIKKNIYSVNSIEELAEKIQSKRYKKVRIKRFIYNYLLNINNEIKEIYSKDIEYITVLGFNKKGQELLKEIKNKTNLEIVTTNKSTQNLSNFQKNKFEIEQNSRKLYKLFTNNKNQTEFISFLQK, from the coding sequence ATGAAGACTTCAGGAATAATAGCTGAATACAATCCATTTCATTTAGGACATAAATATCAAATAAATAAAATTAAAAAAGAATTGAATACTAATATAATTGCAATAATGAGCGGAGATTTTGTTCAGCGTGGAGAATGTGCAATCTTAGATAAATATACAAGAGCTAAAATTGCAGTAAATAATGGAGTTGATCTTGTAATAGAGCTTCCATTTTATTACAGTTTACAAAGTGCTGAAAATTTTGCAAAAGGTGGAATATCTATTCTAAATAAACTAAATATCGTTGATTATCTTTGTTTTGGCTTTGAATGTGAAAAAAAAGAGGATATAATAGAAATTGCAAAATTCCAACTTAAATACAAAAATGAAATTGAAGAACTCTTAAACTTTGAAATAAAACTTGGAAAAAGTTATGCGGTTGCATATAAAAATGCTTGTATAGAAATCAACAAAAAATATAAGGTTTTAGAAATACAAGATAACTTTTTTATTTCAAATAATATTCTATCAATTGAATATGTCAAAAACTTAATACTATCAAAATCTCAAATAACTCCATTTCCTATAAAAAGAAAAGGAAAAAATTATAATGATGAAGATTATAATTCACAGGATCAATTAAGTGCTTCAGCAATAAGAAAAGCAATTTATGAAAATAATTTTGAAAAAATTAAAAACTTTATAGATAAAAATACTTTTGACGAATTAAAAAATTCAGTAAAAAATAATATTTTACCTAATGAAAAAATTATTTTAAAAATTTTAAAATACAATATTTTAATAAATCAAATAAATCCTGAAAATATTGTAAATTACGAAAATGGAATTTTAAATTTAATTAAGAAAAATATATATTCAGTAAACTCTATAGAAGAATTAGCAGAAAAAATACAGAGTAAAAGATATAAAAAAGTTAGAATAAAAAGATTTATTTACAATTATCTATTAAATATAAATAATGAAATAAAGGAAATTTATTCAAAAGATATTGAATATATAACTGTTTTAGGCTTTAATAAAAAAGGACAAGAATTGCTTAAAGAAATTAAAAATAAAACTAATCTAGAAATTGTAACAACAAATAAAAGCACACAAAATCTATCGAATTTTCAAAAAAACAAATTTGAAATTGAACAAAATTCAAGAAAACTTTATAAGCTATTCACAAATAACAAAAATCAAACTGAGTTTATATCTTTTTTGCAAAAATAA
- a CDS encoding LrgB family protein has product MELIINNSLFGIFLTIITFIIGYEIQVKLGLKFLSPMVTSSVLIILVLLIFKIPYTNYKQGADILTFFVAPATVVLAVPLYKNLEIIKKYFLPILLGCLVGIGVGVIIGVVLCNIFGINKEILLSMLPKSVTSAIGYEISKKIGAITEISMVFIVICGIIGYSVGELIFKIFKIDDKVARGVALGSCSHVLGTAKAMELGEIEGSVSTVSISISGFLAVILIPLILNFM; this is encoded by the coding sequence ATGGAGCTAATAATTAACAATTCGCTTTTTGGAATTTTTCTAACAATTATAACATTTATTATAGGGTATGAAATTCAAGTAAAATTAGGATTGAAATTTTTAAGTCCAATGGTTACATCTTCAGTCTTAATTATCTTAGTTCTCTTGATTTTTAAAATTCCATATACTAATTATAAGCAAGGAGCGGATATATTAACTTTTTTTGTTGCACCGGCAACTGTTGTACTGGCAGTACCACTATATAAAAATTTAGAGATTATAAAAAAATATTTTCTTCCAATATTACTTGGATGCTTAGTTGGAATTGGGGTTGGAGTTATTATTGGAGTCGTTTTGTGCAATATTTTTGGAATAAATAAAGAGATTTTACTTTCGATGTTGCCGAAGTCTGTAACATCTGCAATAGGATATGAAATTTCTAAAAAAATAGGAGCAATTACGGAAATTTCGATGGTATTCATAGTTATTTGTGGAATTATAGGTTATAGTGTAGGAGAATTGATTTTTAAGATTTTTAAAATAGATGATAAAGTTGCAAGAGGAGTTGCACTTGGATCATGTAGTCATGTATTAGGAACTGCAAAAGCAATGGAACTTGGAGAAATTGAAGGTTCAGTTTCAACTGTTTCAATTTCAATTTCAGGATTTTTAGCTGTAATTTTAATTCCTTTAATATTGAATTTTATGTAA
- a CDS encoding CidA/LrgA family protein produces the protein MISIKHIYEFLIILIFLFIGTILEVIFKSPIPATILSMLLLVALLYFKVIELKKIEKVSGFLLESITLFMTPLVIGVIDKFHHFNGKFLQIFLILFISVVVSITVTAFVTTFFLKIFVKGEENGANN, from the coding sequence ATGATTAGTATTAAACATATTTATGAATTCTTAATTATTTTAATTTTTTTATTTATTGGAACTATTTTGGAGGTTATTTTTAAATCTCCAATTCCGGCTACAATTTTGTCAATGTTACTTTTAGTTGCATTATTATATTTTAAAGTAATTGAGTTAAAGAAAATAGAAAAAGTTTCAGGGTTTTTACTAGAAAGTATTACATTGTTTATGACACCGTTAGTAATTGGAGTTATAGATAAATTCCATCATTTTAACGGAAAATTTTTACAAATATTTTTAATTTTGTTTATAAGTGTAGTTGTATCTATAACTGTTACAGCTTTTGTTACAACCTTTTTTTTGAAAATTTTTGTAAAAGGAGAAGAAAATGGAGCTAATAATTAA
- a CDS encoding DegV family protein, translating to MIKLFSDMGADIPVEIAKKYKIRIFNMVVTDGENEYILNYDIDKYKLFENMAKGINYKTSQVSYKDFYDTFKEEILAGNEIIYISLSSGLSGTFNTANMVKNDLLDEFSNAKIHVIDSLGASFGYGILVIKIAKMIEENESIEEILKYIDFYKKHINYIFTVDDLTYLYRGGRLNKAKFIIGNLLNICPILDVSKDEGKLNFFDKVRGHKAFKKKLVDIISNRSNVLDKQTLVIFHGDCEDKANELKELLMSEFNNDDILISGVDAVIGCHTGPTVLAMVYLDELYGKYDKFEI from the coding sequence ATGATAAAGTTATTTTCTGATATGGGAGCAGATATTCCTGTAGAAATTGCAAAAAAATATAAAATCCGAATTTTTAATATGGTTGTTACTGATGGAGAAAATGAATATATTTTAAATTACGATATAGATAAATATAAATTATTTGAAAATATGGCTAAGGGAATCAATTATAAAACTTCTCAGGTATCATATAAAGATTTTTATGATACTTTTAAGGAAGAAATTTTAGCTGGAAATGAAATTATTTATATTTCTTTGTCTTCTGGACTTTCAGGAACTTTCAATACTGCTAATATGGTAAAAAATGATTTATTAGACGAATTTTCAAATGCAAAGATTCATGTGATAGATAGTTTAGGTGCCAGTTTTGGATACGGTATTCTTGTAATAAAAATTGCAAAGATGATTGAAGAAAATGAAAGTATAGAAGAAATTTTAAAATATATTGATTTTTATAAAAAACACATTAATTATATTTTTACTGTTGATGATTTAACTTATCTTTATAGAGGAGGAAGATTAAATAAAGCTAAATTTATAATAGGCAATTTATTAAATATTTGCCCTATATTAGATGTTTCGAAAGATGAGGGGAAACTTAATTTTTTTGATAAAGTCAGAGGTCATAAGGCATTTAAAAAGAAACTTGTAGATATAATTAGTAACAGATCAAATGTTTTAGATAAACAAACTCTTGTTATTTTTCATGGAGATTGTGAAGATAAGGCAAATGAGTTAAAAGAATTATTGATGAGTGAATTTAATAATGACGATATTTTAATTAGCGGAGTAGATGCAGTAATAGGATGCCATACAGGTCCGACTGTTTTAGCTATGGTTTATCTTGATGAATTATATGGAAAATATGATAAGTTTGAAATTTAA
- a CDS encoding 5-formyltetrahydrofolate cyclo-ligase — protein MDKKIIRKQIQEKLKKISDKDRKSFEEILYKKLFENENFKNANCIALTIPFGTEINTYPIIEKLLKNGKIVCSPICEKESRKMTFYKINSLDELVEGYYGIKTPPKIEENIIKKDEIDLILVPGVGFDKNNYRIGFGGGYYDRYLKDFKGYTISLAFKEQIVEKVPTNEFDLPVDLVITN, from the coding sequence ATGGATAAAAAAATTATAAGAAAACAAATTCAAGAGAAACTAAAAAAAATATCAGATAAAGATAGAAAAAGTTTTGAAGAAATTTTATATAAAAAATTATTTGAAAACGAAAATTTTAAAAATGCAAATTGTATTGCACTGACAATTCCGTTTGGTACGGAAATAAATACTTATCCAATAATTGAAAAATTGTTGAAAAACGGAAAAATAGTATGTTCGCCTATTTGTGAAAAAGAAAGTAGAAAAATGACTTTTTATAAAATAAATTCTTTGGATGAGTTAGTTGAAGGATATTATGGTATAAAAACTCCCCCTAAAATAGAAGAAAATATTATCAAAAAAGACGAGATTGATTTAATATTAGTTCCGGGAGTAGGATTTGATAAAAATAATTATAGAATTGGATTTGGTGGGGGCTATTATGATAGGTATTTAAAAGATTTTAAAGGATATACAATATCTTTAGCTTTTAAAGAGCAAATAGTGGAAAAAGTTCCAACAAATGAATTTGATTTACCTGTGGATTTAGTAATAACAAATTAA
- a CDS encoding bifunctional folylpolyglutamate synthase/dihydrofolate synthase translates to MNYETAMIKLRGEVCSGVKLGLQNIKNLMEKLGNPQDKLKIIHIAGTNGKGSCTSFVNSVLVSQGYKVGMFTSPSIYNFEERIRINNKNIPEDKLIELMNEVREIANTLEVFPADFELVTALAFLYFYRENCDFAIMEVGLGGRLDATNVINKPLITLITSISFDHQQFLGNTIKEIALEKAGIIKDGVPLVLYSQDTEIMDNIMGVAKSKNSKVIVNDLSKIKVLENKKSGQVIDYKDFKNLKINLLGSHQVKNATISLELLLELRKIGFEISNESIYNGFSTVTWPCRFELVSKSPDFILDGAHNIDGIEKFVSNMNFYYKNNKKIAIFGVLADKDYNEMLEKIVPCFDVFLTVRPDSERAMEAYELKEKIEALTEKKVYSFENYQEAIDKAFEISSKDDVISAFGSLYFVGEIRKLLGVSDY, encoded by the coding sequence ATGAATTATGAAACTGCAATGATAAAACTCAGAGGAGAAGTTTGCAGTGGAGTTAAATTAGGTTTACAAAATATAAAAAATCTTATGGAAAAATTAGGAAATCCACAAGATAAATTAAAAATTATTCATATTGCAGGAACCAATGGTAAGGGTTCCTGCACTTCTTTTGTAAATTCTGTTTTAGTTTCACAAGGGTATAAAGTTGGGATGTTTACTTCTCCCTCTATTTACAATTTTGAAGAAAGAATTAGAATAAATAATAAAAATATTCCAGAAGATAAATTAATAGAATTAATGAATGAGGTAAGAGAAATTGCAAATACTCTTGAAGTTTTTCCAGCCGATTTTGAACTTGTAACGGCTTTAGCATTTTTGTATTTTTATAGAGAAAATTGTGATTTTGCTATTATGGAAGTAGGATTAGGTGGAAGACTTGATGCTACAAATGTAATAAACAAACCTTTAATTACATTAATTACATCTATAAGTTTTGATCATCAACAATTTTTGGGAAATACAATAAAAGAAATAGCATTGGAAAAAGCAGGAATAATTAAAGATGGTGTTCCTCTAGTTCTATATTCTCAAGATACTGAAATTATGGATAATATAATGGGAGTTGCAAAAAGCAAGAATTCCAAAGTTATAGTAAATGATTTATCTAAAATTAAAGTATTGGAAAATAAAAAATCAGGGCAAGTTATTGACTATAAAGATTTTAAAAATTTAAAAATAAATTTACTTGGATCACATCAAGTTAAAAATGCTACAATTTCTCTTGAGCTACTTTTAGAGCTTAGAAAAATAGGTTTTGAAATTTCAAATGAAAGTATATATAATGGATTTTCAACAGTTACTTGGCCTTGCAGATTTGAACTGGTTTCAAAAAGTCCGGATTTTATTTTGGATGGAGCTCATAATATTGATGGGATTGAAAAATTTGTTTCAAATATGAATTTTTATTACAAAAATAATAAAAAGATTGCCATTTTTGGCGTTTTAGCAGATAAAGATTATAATGAAATGCTCGAAAAAATTGTTCCATGTTTTGATGTGTTTTTGACTGTTAGACCGGATTCTGAAAGAGCAATGGAAGCTTATGAATTAAAAGAAAAAATTGAAGCATTAACTGAAAAAAAAGTTTATAGTTTTGAAAATTATCAAGAAGCAATAGATAAAGCATTTGAAATATCAAGTAAAGATGATGTTATTTCAGCATTTGGATCTTTGTATTTTGTAGGAGAGATTCGTAAACTTTTGGGAGTGAGTGATTATTAA
- a CDS encoding bifunctional 5,10-methylenetetrahydrofolate dehydrogenase/5,10-methenyltetrahydrofolate cyclohydrolase, protein MTTIMKGKEVAIALKEKIKAGVAELKEKGKVTTCGFIRVGDRSDSIGYENAAIKVLSSLGIECVQFHYPEDITEADFISELEKIGNDDSVDGFLLLRPLPAHIDDDLVGMKINPKKDIDGVSPYNIGEVFYPKEDSFIPCTAAAVIKMLEFYDLDLTGKNAVVLGRSNVIGKPVAMLLLAKNATVTVCHSRTQNLKEVCKNADVLVSAIGKAHFVTKELVKEGAIVVDVGTNYDENGKVTGDVDFDEVSEIASYINPVPGGIGSITTSVLAEKCLIAARKKVK, encoded by the coding sequence ATGACAACAATAATGAAAGGTAAAGAAGTAGCAATTGCTTTAAAGGAAAAGATTAAAGCAGGGGTTGCTGAACTTAAAGAAAAAGGAAAAGTTACTACTTGTGGTTTTATTAGAGTTGGAGATAGAAGTGATTCTATAGGTTATGAAAATGCAGCAATTAAAGTTTTATCTTCTTTAGGAATTGAATGTGTTCAATTTCACTATCCAGAAGATATTACTGAAGCTGATTTTATATCTGAACTTGAAAAAATTGGAAATGATGATAGTGTTGATGGTTTTTTACTTTTAAGACCATTACCTGCACATATTGACGATGATTTGGTTGGAATGAAAATTAATCCTAAAAAAGATATTGATGGAGTAAGTCCATATAATATTGGAGAAGTTTTCTATCCGAAAGAAGATAGTTTCATTCCTTGTACCGCTGCTGCTGTTATAAAAATGTTAGAATTTTATGATTTAGATTTAACAGGTAAAAATGCAGTTGTATTAGGTCGTAGCAATGTAATCGGAAAACCTGTTGCAATGCTGTTATTGGCAAAAAATGCAACAGTTACTGTATGTCATAGTAGAACTCAAAATTTGAAAGAAGTTTGTAAGAATGCAGATGTCTTAGTTTCAGCTATTGGGAAAGCTCATTTTGTTACAAAAGAACTTGTAAAAGAAGGGGCTATAGTAGTTGACGTTGGAACAAATTATGATGAAAACGGAAAGGTAACAGGCGATGTTGATTTTGATGAAGTTTCTGAAATTGCAAGTTATATTAATCCTGTACCCGGTGGTATCGGATCAATAACTACTTCAGTTTTAGCTGAAAAATGTTTAATCGCTGCTAGAAAAAAGGTAAAATAA
- a CDS encoding cyclodeaminase/cyclohydrolase family protein, with protein sequence MEQKMCDKTINLFIQELSDKQPVPGGGGASALVGALGVALLNMDAIYTTGNEKFKDVEEEIKEQIKKYNELIIYLKELVQGDADAFYPLSQCYKMPRNTDEEKRLKREALEENLYNAAMIPLQIMEKSYEALCLVDRLIRIGNKNLIGDVATGAVFLESALKGASLSVFANTSSMKNEDNIKMINEKSMKLLKDGTKLANKAFEEIFNGFLK encoded by the coding sequence ATGGAACAAAAAATGTGTGATAAAACCATAAATTTATTTATTCAAGAATTATCAGATAAACAACCGGTACCAGGGGGCGGAGGAGCATCCGCCCTTGTAGGTGCTTTGGGAGTTGCCCTTTTAAATATGGATGCAATTTATACTACTGGTAATGAAAAATTTAAAGATGTTGAAGAAGAAATTAAAGAACAAATTAAAAAGTACAATGAATTAATTATTTACTTAAAAGAATTAGTTCAAGGCGATGCAGATGCTTTTTATCCACTTTCTCAATGTTATAAGATGCCAAGAAATACTGACGAAGAAAAGAGATTAAAGAGAGAAGCATTAGAAGAAAACCTTTATAATGCTGCTATGATTCCTTTACAAATAATGGAAAAATCTTATGAGGCACTTTGCTTAGTAGATAGACTTATTAGAATTGGGAATAAAAATCTTATTGGAGATGTTGCAACTGGAGCTGTATTTTTAGAATCCGCTCTTAAAGGGGCAAGTCTTAGTGTCTTTGCGAATACTTCTTCAATGAAAAATGAAGATAATATTAAGATGATAAATGAAAAATCTATGAAATTATTAAAAGACGGAACGAAACTTGCTAACAAGGCGTTTGAAGAAATATTTAATGGATTTTTAAAATAA